In Lolium perenne isolate Kyuss_39 chromosome 5, Kyuss_2.0, whole genome shotgun sequence, the sequence TTATCGCTACACTCTTCCTATCAATGAAATCCTCTAGACATCTACACCATCTAGGATGAAAGCCTTTCAGATGCAAAACCTGTTGTAAAAATGGCCATTTAACTTATTATAGGCCTTTTCGAAATCGATCTTAAGCAAGATCCCATCCATTTTCTTCCTATGAAGTTCATGGATCGTCACCCGCAAAATCAGCACCCTTTCTAAAATGTGCCTCCCCAGCATAAAATCCGTCTGAGTAGGTCCGGTAACTAAATGTGCCACCTTGGTCACACGATTAGTACTAACCTTTGTGGATATTTTGAAACTTACAATCAGCAAGGAAATAGGCCGGTATTGTTGTGTTTGAATGGCATTCTCTTTTTTAGGAAGCAAAATGTTGTACCATAATTCAAATGGAATAGAGGTAGTTCCCTTTGTTGGAACTTCCCAAACAACTTCATAAGATCAAATTTAATTACttcccagaaagtttgataaagCTCAGCCGAAAAACCATCTGGGGCAGGTGctttatttttctccatgtgCGGGCATCATGTTAGTGCGAAGACAATAGAAATAGAGAATGATGGAATTTTCTATATTATACGCTCAATTCTTGTCCTTATCTAAATTACAGAGTCTTCGATGCAGTTCTGAATGAGAAGTTAGGCCAATTATGGGATTCATCCAAGGTCTTGGTGTATCCTATGTTGTTACTTGTCTACGGCCGCAAGCTGCCTAAGATACGTGGTGTTTTGTCAATGGCTCAAATGCTGGTGTTGCTCATAGTATTGTGCCCTTTGGTAGCTATCTACGTGTTTGGGCTGTTGATCTCCACAGGGATATCGCTTTGGCGATTGATAAAACATGATTATGGGCGCAACTCGGTTGATGAACCAAACCTGAAGCCAGCTTTGGATACCTTATACTACCTTGCTTTAGTCCAAGGTGTGCTCTTCTGCTATAGGTTCCTCCACACTTACACGCAGATGTGGGTGGTTAAGGCAACGATGGGTTTTTTCGAAAAGGATGCAACAATCGGTAAAAAGGAACTTAAAATAGTTTCCAAGTACATGGGCGAAACAAGGATTGCGTGTGAGAAGGACCCAACATCTGCGAGAGGAAGGAACCTCATCACATATGGTGTGGACCTGATTGGTTCCAAGTCACCAGATGACTGCCTTTCCGGGGTGCAGATGTTGTACACGGCCATACTCATGAAGGAGCGGACTCTCAACGAGTATAGAGGCATCATTGCATTGGAAAGAAAAAGATCGAAGAACGGAATGGGAAGTATTCATGCGCAATGTCTAACAATCATTGGGCAGCAGCACCTACTCCTGATGAAACATCTCATCGTGTATGCAGCACCCTCTTCACAGGTACTCCAGAAACTGTTGGAAATGTTGAATCCGCGGGGCGCCTATGACAGAGAAATGAGGAACCAGGCCGCGAGGATAGTGGCGTACCTTGCGCTAGATATCCATTTGGAGCAGTTCCCCCGGGTCATTCAGTACATTTCTACGCTGATTGGGATGACTTTCGAAGAATACCAACTAATCGGCTCATACAATCTTCTAAACAAATATGACCAGGATCAGGACCAGCAAGCCAGTCGCCTAGCGTCACCAGGCAACGATCCCAGTAACCTTCGGAAGGACTACGAGAAACTGGTGCTGCGAGGCTTGTGCATGCTCTGGAAGCTGGCGACCGACAAGGAGAACTGCAGAGTCATGAGCCACGCCCAAGGTCTGCTCCCAAGGATCATGGCACCACTCACCTCCGACATAATCCACCAATTCAGTGGCGGTGCATGGTCCATCAGCGTAGTAGAGGGGTCGCTGAAGGTCATGCGCCTTCTCCTGGCTTCTCCTGGAGAGACTGGTGCCAAGTTGCATCGTGAAATGTCCAACAACAAGGAGGCAATCGGCACCATGGAGAGGATTCTCAGTTGTGACTCCTGTTGTGCAAAGCTACAGAAACAAGCCTTGGGGATTCTCATACAACTGTACACGGGCAATGAGAAGAACCAGGACAGAGTAGCTTTCATCAAGATGCTACTAGTAGACATCTTCTTCTCTTGCGATAGCAAGCACAGATCCATCAGAAAGTTGGCTGGTGAAGCACTGGTAAAGTTGTGTATCCAAGGCAGAAGCAATACAAGTATTATCTTGCAGGTGAACAGTGGCGTTGTTGATACCCTCACCAAGATACTACTTCTAGACGATGCTGAGAACAAGACATGCAGGATAAGAGCAGCTGAAATCCTAGAGCATATGTGTATTCATCACACACAAGATGATGATTCTCGCAGTAAACTTAAGGAAGCCATGACCAATACAATGCCCAAGGTAATCAACACATGCGTATACTTtgatttgttctcatcatcagctTCATAGATAAGGAGATTATCCATTGATCCTAATTGAAAACGTTCTTATACTATTTCAGGTGCTTGCTCATATACTATCTCGTGGACCGACGAAAGATCAAACACACCCAAAAACAGAAGAAGACCAAGTGGTGGTCACAGAGAAAGAAGGTGATTTAGAAAACCAATTTGAACATCCACAAGAAAATACCAGGGAGAAGACCTCTTCTTCATCTCATCCACAAAACAATGAGGACTACGACGAGGACAtgcaggtggaggaggaggacgaagagcacGACGAGGACGAGAACCTTCATGCACCCTTATTATCCCTTTGTGTGACTATATGCGACACATTCATCAGTGTTGATCAAGATTTGACTGCTCAGTTAAATGCAATTAGCCTTCCAAGGAAGCTCAAGGACATGGTAGCAGAAAACAGCATTCCGACAGTGCCTTGCCTGAGACTGATGAAGCTTACCTGTAAGATGGTCATATCAATGATGACACACAGCGGCAGGTACCTAAAAGAAGACCTTGAGAGCTTGACGGAAGCACTATCCAGTGTTGCTGAAAGCATGTCTCTTCTTGACATCTCCATGGTTTTTGCCAGCGAAGATGATGATGCAGCAACGAAAAAAAAGCCTGTCAGGAGTCTCGGTTCCCTAGTGAAAGAAGCTAAGGAAAGTGTCGACACGTATTGCAACGCAAGGGAATCGGGAAATATAGAACCATTAACCTCCACCCACGGGTAACCCTGATAAAGTTAAGACTCAACTGATATACTTAGTATTTCTTTACTCTACTATATATCCATTGTGCGTTGACTCTTAAGTATATTAGCTTGCTGCAAATTTATTTGTGTGCGCCTTGAGAATGATCTGTATTTGTTTTTATGTCTGTAAAAACTAAGCTATATTGGGTGTTGTCAGTGTATCTCTGAAACCTGCGTGTAAATGTTACTCCCTGATGTTAAAGTAGTGACAAGCCAATTATCTCTCGCAACAGTTTCTCAGTTTATACATTGCCTGACCGGTATAATTTACGCTAGATTAATTCACTATAGCCGTGTCGATGTTGATCAAACGCAGAATATTTGACTTAAATTTAGGAGGGGAAAAGGTACTGCAGTAGGCTTCCCATCTTATTTTCTTTTGTTATAGCTGCAGTCAGGAAAGTGTAAATTAGCTTATAAATGAACTCAACCCAAATTCACTGCTACCTCCTGTGCCCGCGGGCGTTTTGGCTGTAGATTTGTACAAAATGAATGACTGACTCAAGTCAATAACTGTTCAGTGAGAAACTACGAGCTACAAGACTTGCAATTTCCTTCTTGCTAACAAAAGGAGTATTGTTTTCCACAGTAAGTAAAACATAACAGTAGATGATTCAAATGCCTATGTAACTTTTTAATCTTGATTCTAGATCAAAACTTTAACATGTGAATATAAGAAAATTATCTACATAAATTAATAATTAGAAAAAAAAGGTAGAGGTCCAAACCCGCTCAATATAATGAACAAACAAACAAAGAAAGAACATACATGTGGAAAATGATGAAATTTTGGAACCTTGATAGGGGGAAACCCTCTCGTGGACCCGGGGACAGGTGCTAGTGGCGGAAATTGGATTGCTATTGGTCTAGGTGCAGCAATGCTACAGCTACGGACTCATTCTATAAGCAGTTTCCGTAAGAACTCATCCATAAGTCTAGCATCACCTGTCTAGGTGTTGAGGTAGGGTTAAGGCTGGCAATGGGTCGGGTTTAGTCGGGTCGACCTAAACTAGATCCATGCACATCATCCTTATCGGGCAAACCTGTGACCCACGACCCTACCCATGGGTAAGGAATGAGACCCATGCCCAAACCTATCAGGCAACTCATCGAGTATAAAAAGTGGAgagtttgaccaaatatttagaacACATTGGCACATTATTGGGACAAAGAgtgtgaaagttcagagatggtaaacctagagggggggtgaataggtttctacagattttaattctttctttgcaatattaggctttgcggaatataaagatgggcctaatgcaaactaggtgaaacaacctatatgaggatacaagtaactcaagcacgaaggctctcacaggcagttatatcacaagtaaggagtttggTTAGAGATAACCAATAGCACGCGGAGacaaggatgtattcccgtgttcccttcctttgcaagaaggtacgtcacgtttggaggggtggaaatCCCACGAagtattccccacgccacgaaggctcaccctattctccggagcctatcccacgaaggaatagctcactcacttgtggtagacttggaggtagcctccaaaccttcacaatcttgttaggagcaaatccacagcccggatgcttccggaccactcttacccacctagggtttccaaggaaacctagagagcaagcttctcgatgaatacaagggggaatgagatttggcttggtagaacagtagatcgggtcctcctctaacgtttccccggagggatttgagtttgggtggaggaggagggagatctgaggcttttggtgtttctagcaatggagtatgagagagagagctcaagaacaacttatagtgtagtgcctaacccttcagaggtaggagaaggggtatttatagtgtcacttgaaatatggccgttgctttctcccgaaatttccggtcaaccggaccacagaccggaccgtccggcgcagggcccggtcggaccggaccagggacccgacccgccggtccaaaccgggaggCAGGCCGGACCGAAACCGGAGCGTCGAAATGCCTCTCAGTACTCCTCCCGGTTGGTGTGAGCGCAggggccggttggcgccggggcgcccggtcatgcgcccggtccgaccgggccagcgaccggacccgccggtccaaatCGGGCGGCTGACCGGATAGGAACCGGTGCGTTCCAGAGGCTTAAAAAAGCCCTCCCGGTTGGTGTGAGCGCAGGGGCCGGTTGGTGCCGGGGCGTCCCGTCCAGCGCCCGGTCGACCGTGCGGCAGACCTGAAGagtccggcgcacaggccggtccgaccgggcctgtgaccggctagATGTTGTAGccccccctttttgattgttgtcgaagtgggggggtctcctttagtcttcttgttcctttgatacaccatttatgcctctttggctaatacctgagattgtccttataaatactccctccgttattttttaattgactcaaatttagtataagttgtactaaatctgagtcaattaaaagagaacggagggagtatgtattaggccaaatactctagcacggtgtcattgttaccaaaataatggataagggtaaaatacccttacagagTGGTGTGTTCCCGTTCATGGCTTTGTGACTACAAGTAGTACTAATATGCACATGTTTGGTGTCTAGATATAAGAGCTTTGTGTGTAAATGATGTATACTGTCTACATGTATAATATATGTGTTTCATAGCCCACGTTTTATTTTTTTtcaataaagggaatatattaatatcaaaacgataccaattacacccagcctctgcaacaacgcaccaccctaatggcacaacggatgcacacaaccaaaaaaaggaaaagaaaacaaagaaacaaaagtcccgctacagtatctcgggcctaacgacagcaatacatccaccgccaagacaatacctgaagtacagactctccaaaaacgacgcttccaagaagggaacagtgcgctaacaccatcgtcgcccgatcaaagatcttaggttttcaccctgaagatagtccccgctctcaaaacaatgcctccaacaaggtcattgccaggcacaaccaattaaggccagaccttgggttttcaccctgaaaggtaggactctgaacttcacatgtgttgtcgcccccactttcataccgctgttgtgaagcccagaacaccaagcaaatccctcaacagcgcggaaatTTGAACCTtcgttagctagtcctcccctccggccttcatgaacttcccttcttccgactttcatcatggatccatagtcacttgatgtcaacacagaaaaagagcttcgcgccgctccctccagaaccaatcggtcggaataaaagcatgggtgcgcacgaccgaataccaccgatccaacaAACCTGTGCAAAAGCAtcatacattcgccggcggagccttccggaactcaacattccggctagatcacgagtccaggcctccagtaggtcttcctcttcacgcaagagagaccctaggaccaccatctttattcaggtcggacccccacgtcggcgaccgtcCCGGGCTGGCAatgccaaccctccaccggcgactccgtcgccggcttccaagcatctccatcttgccaccggaacgcggtgatagatcgatagatccaccaccaccaaccgcaggccgaccctctccggcgaagaagagggccacctccaccgtcgtacccaaggctgctgccccgggcgacctcgtgtcgcgggtgaaACCCGAGATCGGCTCCACTCACCGGAAGAGGCGGGGGGAAATTGGCGCAGGCCAtgagcctggccgccgcccaccaccaacccctgccGGGGTGCTGcggagccgacgggaggagggaggccgcagCGCTGGCCGCCACCGCCCATCCCACGCGCCGGCCGCCAGGGGAGCCGACGGGAGAAGGggcgcagcgcaggccgccgccgcctgACTCATCCGCGCGCCCGCCATGCATcgaggagggagatccggccgccgtcaccaggcgtcgacgaggaggatcccccgccgccacgccccgtgggACTTTGCCCCgacggcgctaccggcggcggcgacgacggcggcggttAGGCTGGGGTACGGGAGGAGGGTTAGGGCTGGGGTGCGGGAGGAGGGTTAGGGCTGGGGTACGTCTTATATGTTTTATTTAGTAATATTAATCAGGTGACTCATCGGGCAACCCGTAGGCATAGACTGATACCCATACCTGATCTACAACTAATTGGATTGCCCATCGGTCATTTTCATGGGCGAACATGGGATCCATACCCTACCTATTTAGGTTGGGTGCCATGGGAAGACGTACCCATGGTTCCAATTGCCGGGTTGAGGTAGGGTCATCATAGCAGCTGCCATTTTTACAAAACAAGGAGCAATACGCACAGAATACAAAGGGTGGACCAAGAATTAAAGTCACTCTGCAGTCTGCACACATCACACATGGGTCCTCATAGGAACTGTGCGCTCTCTCCCTGGTTTATCTCACGTCAGCCATCGTAGCAGTTCAGGCCGTTTGTCTGGTCCATGCGACAGCCGCACCGGCCTCCTACCTCCgcctccatggccatggccgcccGCAGTAAGTGCGATGCCAACAATGACAAGAAAGACTCTGCTCGTCGCCCAGCCGCGCCATGGGCAAGCTCATTCAGACATGGAGGCAGCGCCGCGGCCAAGCTCATTCAGACATGGATGGCCACCGGCAGCGCCGCGGAGGCCGCACTGAGCTGGAGCCCGGCGTCGAGGGAGTAGCGCAGACGTGGACGAGTTGGTGGCCGCACTGGTGACCGAGGATGCTAGCATGAGCTTCGAGCCATCCACGTCTGAATGATCGAGGTTGGCCGCGGCGCTGCCTCCAAGTCTGAATGAGCTTGGCCATGGCGCGGCTGGGCGAGCTCCGGCTGGCGGCGGCCGCGGGCGAACGCAGGCAAACAGCACCAGCATCTTTACGCTCACCAGCGCCTGCATGATGGAGAAGTCCACCCCCACCGAATTTCATATCTACCTGCAGTAGTCTGTAGTTCATTTGCCTTCAATTAGCTGAAACTGTTGTTTCTCAGTAAGTTGCTGCTCCTCCTGCCGAAATTTTGGCAAAAGAGACACCCTCTCCAATTTATTGATAAAAAAGACCACCTGAGAGTGCAAATGATAAAAAGGACCACCTCGGCTGTGACGGCAGTGCCCCCAGGCGACACGTGGCGACATGCCGCTGGAGAGAGAGACGGCACGGCCTGCCATCGTTCCGTCGCCGTCTGTCGCAGTTCATCGTTGTCAGCGCCCATGGACCAGGCCGCCCCACGCACCGACGACAGGCTGATGTGGCAGCTGGCTGCGAGCCATGCTGCCTCGGATCGAAAATGCGTATGGGCGACGTATCGAGACCAGACCGTTCGCAGCGACGttaacctgacgcatatttgcgTCTGGAATCTGTcgcggcggacgctgcgcggacgcccgAAGTGACCGCTCGTTTCTCAATcgagcccgcctggcagcgagcatGTATCGAGGGATCGCttccgcggtcagcgcttccgcgtatgcgccgcagccttcgcatTAATTTCGCGGCTGCCTcttctgcgcgcgcactggcgggcggcggctgggcttcttgCCCTCTGTAGCTAGGGCGTTGGAGGCTGCTCTCCATCCGAAGGTTTTAACTTTTGGAGGTACTGAGGAGCCCCAAATTCTTGCCCAACAAGGATCCTT encodes:
- the LOC127304671 gene encoding uncharacterized protein, translating into MANGRKLIDDGIIMHGIFIINKIAMFMGYLSMAIKGLGFLVLTWTTVVLLGGFVSVLQTKDFWCLTFITLVQTAGVFDAVLNEKLGQLWDSSKVLVYPMLLLVYGRKLPKIRGVLSMAQMLVLLIVLCPLVAIYVFGLLISTGISLWRLIKHDYGRNSVDEPNLKPALDTLYYLALVQGVLFCYRFLHTYTQMWVVKATMGFFEKDATIGKKELKIVSKYMGETRIACEKDPTSARGRNLITYGVDLIGSKSPDDCLSGVQMLYTAILMKERTLNEYRGIIALERKRSKNGMGSIHAQCLTIIGQQHLLLMKHLIVYAAPSSQVLQKLLEMLNPRGAYDREMRNQAARIVAYLALDIHLEQFPRVIQYISTLIGMTFEEYQLIGSYNLLNKYDQDQDQQASRLASPGNDPSNLRKDYEKLVLRGLCMLWKLATDKENCRVMSHAQGLLPRIMAPLTSDIIHQFSGGAWSISVVEGSLKVMRLLLASPGETGAKLHREMSNNKEAIGTMERILSCDSCCAKLQKQALGILIQLYTGNEKNQDRVAFIKMLLVDIFFSCDSKHRSIRKLAGEALVKLCIQGRSNTSIILQVNSGVVDTLTKILLLDDAENKTCRIRAAEILEHMCIHHTQDDDSRSKLKEAMTNTMPKVLAHILSRGPTKDQTHPKTEEDQVVVTEKEGDLENQFEHPQENTREKTSSSSHPQNNEDYDEDMQVEEEDEEHDEDENLHAPLLSLCVTICDTFISVDQDLTAQLNAISLPRKLKDMVAENSIPTVPCLRLMKLTCKMVISMMTHSGRYLKEDLESLTEALSSVAESMSLLDISMVFASEDDDAATKKKPVRSLGSLVKEAKESVDTYCNARESGNIEPLTSTHG